Proteins encoded by one window of Branchiostoma floridae strain S238N-H82 chromosome 6, Bfl_VNyyK, whole genome shotgun sequence:
- the LOC118418586 gene encoding uncharacterized protein LOC118418586, which translates to MRPFQWMLQEAIVMLLWQGILLVSNTDSMATKAPRKPSHINPPNTDKHSGGRSFEFARRLRQGRSAASGMLVRRDNAVQEWSLSDYVVYRRQADRKRRENSSGFDHASATGHPAGSTTRRPPLNVGDSHEGVTSPAPPVSTTPVSRCYYYGCSDDDAGPPACYFTLHGRDLDVPPNVPCVCVCSPDVDASDLMMTTPVPSYDSNDYVDYAAALNSRTPRRGDVNNSISVIVFLIIYMFVVVGYLKLTVKWY; encoded by the coding sequence ATGAGGCCGTTCCAATGGATGCTACAGGAAGCAATCGTCATGTTGTTGTGGCAAGGGATACTACTAGTGAGCAACACAGACAGTATGGCCACGAAGGCACCGAGAAAACCATCCCACATCAACCCACCGAACACTGACAAACACTCCGGCGGTCGTTCGTTTGAGTTCGCCCGAAGACTTAGGCAGGGGAGATCGGCGGCATCGGGCATGCTTGTACGACGGGATAACGCCGTTCAGGAGTGGTCTCTGTCGGACTACGTGGTCTACAGGAGACAAGCGGACAGAAAGAGGAGAGAGAATTCTTCTGGGTTTGACCACGCCAGTGCTACGGGTCACCCGGCGGGTTCTACAACTCGCCGCCCTCCGCTAAACGTAGGAGACTCCCACGAGGGGGTTACCTCTCCAGCCCCGCCGGTTTCGACAACACCGGTGTCTCGTTGCTACTACTACGGGTGTTCGGACGACGACGCCGGCCCACCGGCTTGCTATTTCACGCTACACGGAAGAGATCTAGACGTGCCACCAAACGTGCCGTGTGTGTGCGTCTGCTCGCCTGACGTCGACGCGTCGGATTTGATGATGACCACACCCGTCCCCAGCTACGACAGCAACGACTACGTCGACTACGCTGCCGCGCTGAACTCACGCACGCCGCGTAGAGGCGACGTCAATAACTCTATCTCCGTCATTGTCTTCCTCATCATCTACATGTTTGTAGTCGTAGGTTACCTCAAACTGACAGTGAAATGGTATTAG